The region CCCGCCCACGGGCGGGCACAAGGGGATGGTGCACATCGACACGCGCGGCAACCGCGCGCGCTGGTAGACCGTCTTGCACCCAATCACAATGCCCGAAGGAGCGCACCGTGGCCGACCCGCGCACTGAAGCAGCCCGAGAGAACCGCCGGACGAGCGGTCCCAACGACCCCACCCCGGACCTGGCGGGGGTGCGCGACGACGACATGGAGCCGCACGCGGGGCTGCGCTACGTGGCGCGCCTCTTCAAGGTGCTGGCGCTGCTGATCCTCCTCCTGCTGATCGCGGAGGTGGTGCTCCAGATCTGGCGCGCGGGCCTCAACGCCGTTCCCACGCTGCTGGTGAACGCGACGCAGATGATCGTGCTGGGCGCCCTGCTGTGGGGCGCCGGCGACCTGGCGCTGATGCTGATCGAGTCCAACCACGACCTGCGCGCCACTCGCATCCTGGTGGGGCGCCTCAACGGCAAGGTCCAGCGCCTGGAGGCGATGAGCTTCGGCCCGCCGCAGCCGCGCCCCGGCGGACCCCCCGCCCCGCGCCCCGGCGCCGTTGGCTCCAACGCGCCCCTCCCCGGAGCCACCCCGCCCCGCGACGGGCCCTCGGACGGGCAGTCCGGCTGAGCGCACAGGGAGGCGCGGAGAGTGATCTCCGCGCCTCTTCTCTTTCGTGCAAAGCCGGGATCGGAAGTCTCACGCAGAGGCGCAGAGACGCAGAGGCGAACTGCAACTGCATGGCTCACACAGAGACACAGAGACACAGAGAGAACCGCAAAAGGTTTCTCTGTGGCTTTCAGTTCCTTCTGTGGCCTCTGTGTGAGCTTTTTTCTGTTGTTCTCTCTGCGTCTCCGCGCCTCCGCGTGAGACAAACCGGGAGAATCCAGCTTCCTCTACGCCTGCTACCTGCGCACCACCTCCGCCAGCGCTTCGTCGATACGGCGGAGGGCGTCGGGGTCCAGGCGGATGCCGGCGGCGGCGGCGTTGGTCTCCACCTGCTCCACGCGCGTGGCGCCGACGATGGCGCTCGCCACGTTCGGCTGGCGGAGCACCCAGGCCAGGGCGAGCTGCGCAAGCCCGATCCCCGCCTCGTCGGCGATGGGCCGCAGGCGCTCCACGGCCTCCAGGACAGGCGGCTGGAGGAGCGGCTCCATGAAGGAGTTGGACGACGGGTCGGCGCCGCGCGTGTTCTCGGGGAGGGGGGCGCCGGGGCGGTACTTGCCCGTGAGCACGCCCTGCGCGAGCGGCGACCACACGATCTGCCCGACGCCCGCCTCCTCGGACGCGGGGATCGCGTCGTCTTCGATGGTCCTCACCAGCATGTTGTACTGCGGCTGGTTGGAGATCATGCGGTGCCATCCCATGCGCTCCTGCATCCCCACCGCGTCGCGGATCTGCTCGCCCGACCACTGGCTGACGCCCAGGTAGAGCACCTTTCCGGCCTGCACCAGATCCTCCAGCGCGCGCAACGTCTCGTCGACGGGTACGTCGGGGTCGAAGCGGTGGCACTGGTAGAGGTCGATGTACTCCACGCCCAGGCGGCGCAGCGATGCGTGGCACTCCTCCGTCACGTGCTTGCGGCCCAGCCCGCGATCGTTGGGCCCCTGGCCCATGGGGAAGAACACCTTGGTGGCGATCACCAGGTCGGCGCGCGGAAGCTCGCGGATGACGCGGCCCAGCGACTCCTCCGCGGCGCCGGTGTGGTAGACGTTGGCGGTGTCGAAGAGGTTGATCCCCAGCTCGTACGCGCGCAGGATGCAGGCGCGCGTCACGTCGTCCTCGACGGTCCTTCCGTAGGTGAGCCACGAGCCCAGCGAGATCTCGCTGACCCGCAGCCCGGACCTTCCCAGCGCGCGGTATTCCACTTCGTTCTCCTGTCGGTGCGCGGTCAGTCTTCCGCGCGGAAGTTGATGGGCACCTGCGCCTGCGCACGCACCGGCTCGCCGCGAATTCTGCCGGGGGTGAAGCGCATCCGCGCCGCGACCTCGCGCGCGGCGTCGGCGAAGGCGGGGTTCACGTCGTTGACGATCTGGATCGTCCCGGGCTCCACGTTGCCGTCCTGGCCGATGACGAACGAGACGATCACGTCGCCCGACACCCCGGCATCGCGCAGGAAGGGCGGATAGCTGCGCCGAGCCGCGCGCTCCACGTCGCGGCGGTTGCGCAGCTCGGGGGTTTCGTCGAGCGAGCCGACGTCGTACACCGGGTTCTCGTCCGCCGGCGCAGGAGGCAACTCCTCGGCGGCGGCCGCGGTGTCCGTGAACGGCGGGACAGGCTCGGGCTCCGGCTCCCCGAGCGTCGTCTGCTGCGTGTCCACCTGCACGCTGTCGGGCGGGGCGCTGTCCGTACGCGCGACGGCGGCGGAGTCGGGCGCGGCGGGGGCCGGGGCGCCGCCCCCCATCCCGCCGACACCGTACACGACGGCGCCGCCGACCAGCGCCAGCATCCCCCCGATGGCCACCGCGCGGCCCACGCGGGCGGGGCGCGGCGCGGGCGGCGGAGGCGTAGCCGGCAGCGGCGGCGGCGGGGCAACGGGCATCGCCACCGTCGGCGCCGCGACGGCGGTGGGGACGAAGGCGGGGCGGCGAACGGGGGGCGCATCCCCGCCGTGCATCAGCGCCAGGAGGGCGTCGGCGTCGGCGGGGCGGGCGAGAGGGTCGGGCTGGAGGGCATGCTCCAGCGCCGCGGCCATGGCGGGGTCCAGCTCCGGCACCCGCTCGCGCGGCGGCACCAGCGGCACGTCGGCGCCGGCCGCCATCCGCTCCAGGTCGGCGGCGCTGAAGGGCGGGGCTCCGGTGGCGGCGCGGTACATCGTGATCCCCAGCGAGAAGACGTCGCTGGCGGGCGTCAGCGCCCCCTCGCCGCGGATCTGCTCAGGCGACGCGTAGGCGGGGGAGAGCGGCTGCTTCCCCATGCGGGTGAGGTGCGTGCGCGTCTCGGTGTCGTCCATCTCCATCTGCGCCACGCCGTAGTCCAGCAGCATGGCGTGCGTGGCGCGCCCGCTCACCAGGAAGACGTTGCCCGGCTTCACGTCGCGGTGCACCAGCCCCATGCGGTGCCCGGCCGCGAGCCCCTCCGCCGCCTGCCGGAAGACCGTCGCCGCCTCGTCGGGCGCCAGCACGGTGTCGCGGGCCAGGCGGCGCGACAGGTCCTCGCCCTCCAGCAGCTCCATAACCAGGAAGTCCAGCCCCAGCGTGGCATCGGTGCCGAAGTCGTACACCCCCACGACGTGCGGATGGCGGATGCGCGCGGCCGCCTGCGCCTCGCGCAGGAAGCGGGCGCGGGCGCGTCCCTCCGCGTCGTCCTCCACGGTCACGACCTTGACGGCGACGGCGCGATCGAGCCGCAGGTCGGTGGCCCGGAAGACGGCGCCCATCCCGCCCCGGCCCACCACCGCGTCCACGCGGTAGCGCTCACCCAGGGTACGGCCGGCGAGAAGGACTTCGAATCCGGGCATGACGGCTCGGCTGAGGGAAATCGGCGCAGGCACAACGTACGCGGAGGAGCTCCGCGCAAACAACCTGCCGCGGAGGTTGGGCCCCCTCCCCCCGGCCCCCTCCCCCGCCTGCGGGGGCGCAGGGCGGGTGAGGGGGAGAACACCCTGTCCGCCGCACAGGTCCCGTAGGGGCTGCGATTCATCGCGCCCGTGCCCGCCCCTGCTCCGTCGCCTGCCGCCGCGCACCGAAACCCGTAGGGGCAGACCTGCGTGTCTGCCCACCCTCACCGCAGCGCCAACCATCGCGCCCCTCCGCCCCAACCTTGTAGGGGCCGCCCCGCGTGGCTGCCCGTGCCCCGCGCGGCCCCGCCCCATGCTCCCCGCGCACCCATGCACGCCAACCGCCCCTCCCCCGCAGTTTGGGGGAGGGGCCGCGAGTTCACGAGCGGGGGAGGGGGCCTACCGCCCCATCCAGTAGCTCGCCTTGATCACGAAGATGTTGTCCGGGTGCTGGCGGAAAACGGCCGTGGCGTCCCGGTCGAAGGCGAAGTCGCCGTAGCCGGCGGCGCCGCTGCGCTCCTGCTGCCACACGAAGAACAGCGTGGAGCCCGGGCGGTACTCCCAGCGCAGCACCGCGCTCCCGCGCAGCGAGCGCACGTTGAAGTCCGGATTGCCGAAGGAGAAGTTCGCCGTGGCCGGGTTGCGGTCCGGGTCGAGCGTGTAGGAAGTCACCCGCCCGTCGTTCGTCACGGGCGTGAGCTGCGCCGCGTCGAACTCGTGCTTCTCCAGCTCGCGCGGGCGCACGAACTCCTTGAACGACTCGTAGTCGCCCGTGGCCACGAAGGGCTGCGCGAACAGCTCCAGCGTGAGGTCCGGGGTGAAGGTCCAGTTGAGGCGCGTGTTCAGCGAAAGGGTGCGCTGGTCGATCTCCGCGAAGACGGCGCGGCGGCCAAAGAACTGGGTGGCGCTCGGGTCGTCGAAGCGGCGGACGAACTGCGCGGTGCTGTGGCTGGTGGTGAACGACGGACCCACCGTGATCTGCACGTTGCTGGCCGGCTTGAAGCGCGCGCTCCCCGATGCGTTGAACGAGCGCGAGCCCTCCTCGTTCCCGCTCCACGACGGGTTCAGCGACAGCACCAGCGGCTTGCGGTTGTCGGTGCTCAGGTTCACGAAGCTGAACCAGTCCGTCGGACGCCGCACGACGCCGGCGCCGCGCGTCACGCGGTCGTCGTACACGCCCGGCCGGTACTGGAGGTAGGCGCTCCAGTTCCAGTAGTTGAGGAACTGCCCGCCGACGTACGAGGCCGCCTGCAGGTCGGTGCGGTCGCCGTCGAAGTTGTACTGCTGCTGCCCGCCGCCGATCCAGGTCAGCCGGCGGTACCACGAGCCCGGCTTGTTCCACTGGCGCAGCAGGTTGGCGTTCATCCACACGTAGTCCGCGCGGTTCATGAAGGCCATGTCGTTGACCTCGAACCCCGGGCTGCGGTAGTTGAGCCCCGTCTCCCACAGCCAGTTCCCGGTCTCCTTGGAAGCGCGCGCGTAGCCGCCGAAGCCGCGCATCGCCGTGACCCCGAGGTCGTACTCGTCGGAGAAGATGCCGTTGCCGCCGCTCACCCGGTCCGGCCGGTCGAAGTAGCGCGCGCTGGAGCGCTGCAGCCGGCCGATGGCGAGCGAATCACCCTGCACGTTGGAGAGGGCGAAGTTCCCCATCAGCCGGTACTTCTGCCCCGCGGAGTACAGGTTCCAGTCGGCGCCCACCGTCTCGGCGTGCGAGGGGACGCGGTCGCGCAGCGCGTCGTCGCCCGAGCCGAAGCGGCGGATGACGGAGGTGCCGATCACGCCCCAGGTGTAGCGTCCAGCCTTCGTGGTGCGGCGCGCGCGGGCCAGCGCGTAGTTGGTGAACGGCTCCACGGCGACCTCGTCGCGCGTGCCGTCCGTGGTCTGCACCTGGGCCAGCTCGCGCGCCGTCACCGCCTCCAGCGCGCCGAGCTGCCACCCGCCGCCCGTGCGCCCGGTGAGCTTGGCGGCGCCCAGCATGCGCGTGTTGCGCGGCGTTTCCGCGAAGTCGAGCCCGCCGGGAAGCGCCCCCTGCGGCGCACGCCCGATGCGCCGCGAGTAGAAGAGCGACATCCCTTCCACGTTGCTGCAGTTGAAGCAGTTGAGCCCACCGAAGGAGAGCAGCCCGCTCCCTTCCACGAAGAAGGGGCGCTTCTCGTCGAAGTAGCTTTCGAAGGCGGAAAGGTTCACCACCGCCGGGTCCTGCTCCACCTGACCGAAGTCCGGGTTGATGGTGGCGGAGAGGGTCAGGTTCGATCCCAGCAGCATCCGTACGTCGCCGCCGATGCGCGTGTCGTAGGCGCTGGCGTCCTGGAACGGGCTCCCCGGCTGCGTGGGGCGCACGTACGATGCGCGCGCCACGGCGTACGGCATCAGCTCCACGCCGCGCGGCCGCTTGTCGATACGCATCCCCTCCAGGTGCCCGAAGCGCTGCGGCCCGCCCGCCTCCTGCCGCCCCCAGAACGACCACATGGAGAGCTCGTTGAGCCGCTCCACGTAGCGCCAGATCTGCATCCCCCACGTCTGCTGCGCCTCGCGCGAGAAGCGGAGCTGCGCCCAGGGGATGCGCAGCTCGGCCGTCCAACCGGCGGAATCCACCTTGGTGGCCGCCTGCCAGATGGGGTCCCACGACGGGTCGGCGGAGGGCGATGCCTGCCCCGCGTCGTACTTCACGCCGGACGGGTTGATCTGGAAGACGGTGCGGCCGGTGTGGTCGTGGAAGGTGTCGAAGACGAGCTGGATGTAGTCGCCCTCCGGGTTCTGGTCGCGGCGGGCGAGGCGGGTGCGCACCCCCGCCGCGCCCAGCGTGTCCCGCATCCGCGCGCCCACGTAGAGCGCCTCGTCGTCGAAGGCGAAACGCACCTCGGTCCGCTGCGTGGCGGGCTCCCCCTCCTTCGGCTCCTGCTGGCGGAAGTCCCCCGCCACGGACGCCGTGCTCCAGATCCCCTCGTTGAGCACCCCGTCCAGCACGATCGCCTCCGACCTGGGCGCGGCCTGCACGTTGGGCACGGGCTTGTCGTGCGCCACGGCGGTGGTGTTGGACGCCTGCACGGCGTTCTGCGCCGCCGCCGGCGCGGCGAGCGCTCCGGCGAGGGCGAGGGTGGCGAATCGGAGCGGGAACGAGGGTCGCATCGGAGGGCGGCGTTGGAGGTCGCGGGACTGCGGACCTCCTTCTGATGCCGGGCTGCGCGGAAAGGTTGGAAGCGGGGGACTCGGCCCGAGCCGTCACTCGCGGATGACGGTGGCGTGCAGGAAGTACGGCTGCGTCGAGCTCAGCCTCAGCTCATAGGTGTACGTGCCCGGCTCCATGGGTTCCTCGCCCATGAAGTCCCTCGGCTGCTGGCGGACCACCGTTCCGTCGAGGAGCGCCTCGACGTAGGGGAAGATGTAGGCCCGATTGGCGGCGTGGTAGCGGGAGGTCTTCCCCGCCTCGAGGCTTCCAAACCGCTCCGACGTCCTCGGGGCCATCACTTTGATCGCTTCCAAGTCGTGGCCGGTGGAGTTTCTCACGCGGACTCTCACCGGATCCGGGTCGAGGATCCCGCACGACGCGGCGAGAAGCAGGAGCGCGCCCGCGAGGGCTCGCGGCGGAAGCGAACGAGGCGATCCGGTCACGTGTGCCTCCTCATTCTGGTGTCCAGCGTACTTCCGGGTACGAGCAAACGCGCGGCCTCGCCCCGCCGTGACACCTACTTCACCAGATGGAACCGCTCCTGCCGCCGCAGCACCCAGTGGCGCGCGCCGGCCTCATCCAGCCGCGCCTCCTCCTCCAGCCCCATGCGCACGGGCTGGCCGTTCCACTCGGGCACCGGCGTGGTGGCCTGGAGCTCGATGCTGAACCAGCTGTTGGGGCGCAGCGCTACGTCGCCGCGGCCGGGCACGCCCTCCTGGCGGTCCCACAGCCCGATGAGCGGGCCCGCGCCGTGGCCGTGCGCGCCGATGGGGTGCGTGTAGATGGTGCCGTCGATCCCCTCCGAGCTCATGCGTGCGCGGGTGGCCGCGAGCACCTGGTTGCCCGTGCGGCCGGGGCGCATCTCCTCCAGCAGCAGGTCCTGCAGGCGATTGCCGCGCGCGAGGGCGGCGCGCAGGCCCGCGGGGGCGTCCGTCTCGCCGGGGCGCAGGACGTAGCCCATGTGCTGCGTGTCCGTGTTCAGCCCGAGCGCCGTGATCCCGAAGTCGCAGTGCAGCACGTCGCCGCGGCGGATGACCGGGTTGGCGGAGTCGCCCATCTCCACCCCGGCGCGCTGCACGTCGACGCTGGGCTGGAACCAGGTGCCGAGCCCCAGGTCGTTCACCCGCTGCCGCATCCACCACACCACGTCCTCGGCCCGCGTCTCGCCCGGCCGGATCACCCGCTCGGAAAACGCGGTGGAGATGATGTCGTGCACCACGCGCTGCATCTCCACGTACCGCGCGAGCTGCTCGGGCAGCCGCTCTTCGATGAGCTGCAGCGGAAGCAGCTCGCGGCGCACCACGCGCTCGCGGAAGCGGGGCGGGAGCGCACTCTGCAGCGCCTCCCACTCGCCCACCGTCAGCCCGTCCGAGAACGCGTGCGTCGCCGACACGTTCACCGCGATGGTGCGCGGGTCGCACGCCTCCACCACGGGCGCGAGGAGCTTCCACTGGTCGGGTCCGTACGGCTCGGCGGGGCGGCGGGTGGTGCCGGCGGTGCCCACGGGCGCATCGGGGTCGCGCACCACGCGGTACAACCCGCCCTGCGTCGACCCCCCGATCGCCACCCTTTCTACACCGCGGTCCTCGCCCTTGTCGCAGAACACGTAAATGGTGCGCCGCCGCGCCGCCATCGTCGTAGGCGACACGAGCGACGAGAAGACGGGGTCCTCGTTGTACTCGCGCATGGGGACGATCCACATCGCCACGCCCTGCTCGCGCATCAGCCGCGGCAGCACGCGCTCCATCCGCAGCCGGAGCCACTCCTGCCTCACCTCCGCCTGTTCGCGCAGCGTACCAAAAGGGCGCTCCTGCGCGGCGGCCGGCGCGGCGGAGAGAAGGGCGAGGAGGAGTGCGGTTCGGCGCATGGGAGGGAGTGCGTGAGTGCGTGAGTGCGTGAGTGCGTGAGTGCGTTGGTACCCGGCATCCATCACCCCAATCTGTCATCCTGAGCGACGCGCCGCACCGCCCTATCCCCATCCGCGATGCCCGGCGCGGAGCGAAGGATCTACTGCGCGTACCGCGAGGACCGTGGGGGCGGCGCCGTCCTCCTGCCGGGCCATCGCACTCACGCACTTCCATTGCCAGACCTTGCGATCCCCTCTCCAAAGGTGCAGCGTTGCGGACCGCTGGCCGACCACACAACGAATGGTGGGATCATGGGCAAGGTGCTGGAGTGCATCACCCCGGAGCTGAAGGCGTTCATCGAGGCGCAGCCGCTGTTCTTCGTCGCCACGGCACCGCTCGCCGGTGACGGGCACGTGAACCTCTCGCCCAAGGGGCTGGACTGCCTGCGCGTGCTATCCCCCACCCGTGTCGCATACCTGGACCTGACGGGGAGCGGCAACGAAACGGCGGCCCATCTGCACGAGAACGGCCGCATCACCTTCATGTTCTGCGCGTTCGCCGGTCCTCCGCGCATCCTGCGGCTATACGGCACCGGTGAGGTGATTCTCCCGGATGATGACGAGTGGGCAGAGCTGTCGAGCGCTTTCCCCACGTACCCGGGCATCCGACACATCGTCCGCGCGGAGATCTCACGAGTGCAGACGTCGTGCGGGTTCGCGGTTCCGCTCATGGAGTACAGCGCGCAGCGCGACACACTGTTGCGCTGGGCAGAAGCGAAAGGCGATGCGCTTCCCGCCTACCAGCGCGAAAAGAACACACGGAGCGTCGACGGCCTTCCCGCACCCGTCGCCGCCCACGTTTTGTCATCCTGAGCGACGCGCCGCACCGCCCTTGCCCCATCCGCGACCTGTGGCGCGGAGCGAGGGATCTACTGCGCGCTGCGAGGGGCTGGGGGTGACACGCGAGACCCGGCCCGGCGCCGGCTAGATTCTTCGGTCGCCGCAGCCAGATCGGTTGCTTTCGCCGGATTTGGAGCCGGCGGCTCCCTCAGAATGACAGATGGTCCGCACTAACGCACTTACGCACTAACGCACTTCCAATGACCACCGAATCCACCACCGCCGACATCCCGTTCGAATCCCTCCCCCTCACCGGCGACGCGGGCGACGCGTTCGTGGCGATCGCGGCGCTACTGGAGGCGGAGTACCTGGACGTGGGACGGGAAACCGACTTCGCGGGCCAGGCCTTCGCGCTGGCGTCGCGGCTGGTGGCGCGCGTGCGGCGCGTCGAAGGCGCCCCCACTGACGCCGAGCTGCGCATGGCGGCGCTCGAAATGAGCGAAGCCGCCCACGCCGCGGCGGACCGGGGCGGCGTGGAGCTCCCCGAGTCGCTGGAGCAGCTTACGGAGGACCAGATCCTCGACGCGGAGCGGCTCATCCAGGAAGCCGCGCTCGAAGACCACACCCACGATGCCTACCTCGCGCTCGAGGGCGACACGGAAACCATCCTCCTGGTCGCGAGCCCGGTATCGACCGCGGCCGCGCACGTGGCGCTCATCGAGGTCCTTTTCGACCGCGTGGAGGGGAGCATCCAGGGCGACCCGCTGGCCGAAGTGGAGCGCGCCGCCGCCCTGTGGTGGTTCCGGCGCTGGCGCCCCGCGAAGCCGGTGGTGGACGACGAGTTCCCGGCCGGCGTGCGGGAGCAGGAGTGGTCGCTGGTGGACCACGCCTCGCTCGCCACCGGCCTCTCGCCAATGGCGGAAATGGTGCAGGACGAGGAGGGATTCGCCACGATCCCGCCCCGGCAGCGCCTCATGGCGCGCAACCTCCTCCAGTCCGTGACGGGCATCTGGCACGTGCGCGAGCGGACCGGTGACGAGGTGGTCTTCGTCTCGGTGGTGGACGGCGGCGAGTCGACGGTGATCGAGCGGGGGACGGAGGAGGAGGCGGCGTACGGGCCCGGCGCGGTGGTGATCGGACGCCTGATCCCCTTCACCGACGGGACGTGGCTGCGCTCGCCGGGCAGCATCACGGTCCCCGTTCCGCCGGCCGAGTGGACGCGCGCCCTCGCCGAAGCGGTCAAGGAATCCGCGGAGCTGGAGGTGCCGCGCGCGATCTTCTTGGAAGCGGTGCTCACCCGCACGATGACGCGCGAGCAGGTGCCGCGCCCGGTGCCGCCCGCCCGCAGCGCCACCGAGGCCCGCGAGCTCCTCGCCCGCCTCAACACGATCTTCCTCGAAGCCGGCATCGCACAGGTCGTCGACCCGGCCACGCTCCCCCCGGAGCTGCGCGAGCAGATGCCCACCGAGTTCGTCTACCAGGCGCTGGACGTCATCCTGGCCGACTGGGTGGAGGCGCTGGGCAACATGGCCCGAAAAGGCACCGGCGGCGGAAAGAGCAAGGCGAACCGCCGCAAACGCCGGTAACGTCCCCCACATCCCCGTACATCCCGTAGGGGCAGCCCCACGTGGCTGCCCGTGCCCCTGCCTGTCTCCGTCCTCCGCAACGGGCGTCGGGC is a window of Longimicrobium sp. DNA encoding:
- a CDS encoding DUF5916 domain-containing protein, which translates into the protein MRPSFPLRFATLALAGALAAPAAAQNAVQASNTTAVAHDKPVPNVQAAPRSEAIVLDGVLNEGIWSTASVAGDFRQQEPKEGEPATQRTEVRFAFDDEALYVGARMRDTLGAAGVRTRLARRDQNPEGDYIQLVFDTFHDHTGRTVFQINPSGVKYDAGQASPSADPSWDPIWQAATKVDSAGWTAELRIPWAQLRFSREAQQTWGMQIWRYVERLNELSMWSFWGRQEAGGPQRFGHLEGMRIDKRPRGVELMPYAVARASYVRPTQPGSPFQDASAYDTRIGGDVRMLLGSNLTLSATINPDFGQVEQDPAVVNLSAFESYFDEKRPFFVEGSGLLSFGGLNCFNCSNVEGMSLFYSRRIGRAPQGALPGGLDFAETPRNTRMLGAAKLTGRTGGGWQLGALEAVTARELAQVQTTDGTRDEVAVEPFTNYALARARRTTKAGRYTWGVIGTSVIRRFGSGDDALRDRVPSHAETVGADWNLYSAGQKYRLMGNFALSNVQGDSLAIGRLQRSSARYFDRPDRVSGGNGIFSDEYDLGVTAMRGFGGYARASKETGNWLWETGLNYRSPGFEVNDMAFMNRADYVWMNANLLRQWNKPGSWYRRLTWIGGGQQQYNFDGDRTDLQAASYVGGQFLNYWNWSAYLQYRPGVYDDRVTRGAGVVRRPTDWFSFVNLSTDNRKPLVLSLNPSWSGNEEGSRSFNASGSARFKPASNVQITVGPSFTTSHSTAQFVRRFDDPSATQFFGRRAVFAEIDQRTLSLNTRLNWTFTPDLTLELFAQPFVATGDYESFKEFVRPRELEKHEFDAAQLTPVTNDGRVTSYTLDPDRNPATANFSFGNPDFNVRSLRGSAVLRWEYRPGSTLFFVWQQERSGAAGYGDFAFDRDATAVFRQHPDNIFVIKASYWMGR
- a CDS encoding aldo/keto reductase family protein; translation: MEYRALGRSGLRVSEISLGSWLTYGRTVEDDVTRACILRAYELGINLFDTANVYHTGAAEESLGRVIRELPRADLVIATKVFFPMGQGPNDRGLGRKHVTEECHASLRRLGVEYIDLYQCHRFDPDVPVDETLRALEDLVQAGKVLYLGVSQWSGEQIRDAVGMQERMGWHRMISNQPQYNMLVRTIEDDAIPASEEAGVGQIVWSPLAQGVLTGKYRPGAPLPENTRGADPSSNSFMEPLLQPPVLEAVERLRPIADEAGIGLAQLALAWVLRQPNVASAIVGATRVEQVETNAAAAGIRLDPDALRRIDEALAEVVRR
- a CDS encoding M24 family metallopeptidase, translating into MRRTALLLALLSAAPAAAQERPFGTLREQAEVRQEWLRLRMERVLPRLMREQGVAMWIVPMREYNEDPVFSSLVSPTTMAARRRTIYVFCDKGEDRGVERVAIGGSTQGGLYRVVRDPDAPVGTAGTTRRPAEPYGPDQWKLLAPVVEACDPRTIAVNVSATHAFSDGLTVGEWEALQSALPPRFRERVVRRELLPLQLIEERLPEQLARYVEMQRVVHDIISTAFSERVIRPGETRAEDVVWWMRQRVNDLGLGTWFQPSVDVQRAGVEMGDSANPVIRRGDVLHCDFGITALGLNTDTQHMGYVLRPGETDAPAGLRAALARGNRLQDLLLEEMRPGRTGNQVLAATRARMSSEGIDGTIYTHPIGAHGHGAGPLIGLWDRQEGVPGRGDVALRPNSWFSIELQATTPVPEWNGQPVRMGLEEEARLDEAGARHWVLRRQERFHLVK
- a CDS encoding pyridoxamine 5'-phosphate oxidase family protein, with protein sequence MPDLAIPSPKVQRCGPLADHTTNGGIMGKVLECITPELKAFIEAQPLFFVATAPLAGDGHVNLSPKGLDCLRVLSPTRVAYLDLTGSGNETAAHLHENGRITFMFCAFAGPPRILRLYGTGEVILPDDDEWAELSSAFPTYPGIRHIVRAEISRVQTSCGFAVPLMEYSAQRDTLLRWAEAKGDALPAYQREKNTRSVDGLPAPVAAHVLSS
- a CDS encoding TonB family protein; protein product: MPGFEVLLAGRTLGERYRVDAVVGRGGMGAVFRATDLRLDRAVAVKVVTVEDDAEGRARARFLREAQAAARIRHPHVVGVYDFGTDATLGLDFLVMELLEGEDLSRRLARDTVLAPDEAATVFRQAAEGLAAGHRMGLVHRDVKPGNVFLVSGRATHAMLLDYGVAQMEMDDTETRTHLTRMGKQPLSPAYASPEQIRGEGALTPASDVFSLGITMYRAATGAPPFSAADLERMAAGADVPLVPPRERVPELDPAMAAALEHALQPDPLARPADADALLALMHGGDAPPVRRPAFVPTAVAAPTVAMPVAPPPPLPATPPPPAPRPARVGRAVAIGGMLALVGGAVVYGVGGMGGGAPAPAAPDSAAVARTDSAPPDSVQVDTQQTTLGEPEPEPVPPFTDTAAAAEELPPAPADENPVYDVGSLDETPELRNRRDVERAARRSYPPFLRDAGVSGDVIVSFVIGQDGNVEPGTIQIVNDVNPAFADAAREVAARMRFTPGRIRGEPVRAQAQVPINFRAED